From one Peptoniphilaceae bacterium AMB_02 genomic stretch:
- a CDS encoding site-specific integrase: MLNEITKSELFHRYYKQWITVYKQGAIREVTMSKYLMTLKWLEVLVPELTLSELTRITYQQLLNDYALEHERQTTMDFHHQLKGAILDAVDEGFIDRDPTRKAIIKGKAPREKKTKYLNQFELHALLTKLKLGTEINWDWLILLIAKTGIRFSEALALTPNDFDFSHQMLSISKTWDYKGNGGFLPTKNKSSIRKIQIDWQTVIRFSELTKDLPNETPLFVGDKKVYNSTVNNVITRRCKEANVPIISIHGLRHTHASLLLFAGVSIASVARRLGHSSMTTTQKTYIHIIRELENQDVDLVMRLLSGLS; encoded by the coding sequence ATGTTGAATGAAATTACAAAATCTGAACTATTTCATAGGTATTATAAGCAGTGGATAACTGTTTATAAGCAAGGGGCAATAAGAGAAGTGACAATGTCTAAGTATTTAATGACGCTGAAATGGCTTGAGGTATTAGTCCCGGAGTTAACTCTTTCAGAATTGACAAGGATAACTTATCAGCAATTACTGAATGATTATGCTCTTGAACATGAAAGGCAGACGACTATGGATTTTCACCATCAATTAAAAGGAGCGATTCTTGATGCTGTCGATGAGGGTTTTATAGACAGAGATCCCACCAGGAAAGCAATAATCAAAGGAAAGGCACCAAGGGAGAAAAAAACCAAATATTTAAATCAGTTTGAGTTACATGCCCTACTGACAAAGCTTAAACTTGGAACTGAAATAAACTGGGATTGGTTAATACTTCTAATTGCCAAGACAGGGATTCGATTTTCTGAAGCTTTGGCTCTTACTCCAAATGATTTTGATTTTTCCCATCAGATGCTTTCAATCAGTAAGACCTGGGATTATAAAGGAAATGGTGGATTTTTACCTACTAAAAATAAATCCTCTATAAGAAAGATACAGATTGATTGGCAGACCGTTATAAGGTTCTCTGAGCTGACAAAGGATCTTCCAAATGAGACTCCACTATTTGTTGGAGATAAAAAGGTTTATAATTCTACAGTGAATAATGTGATAACAAGAAGGTGTAAGGAAGCTAATGTTCCCATAATATCAATACATGGACTAAGACATACTCACGCTTCACTTTTACTCTTTGCTGGCGTTTCAATCGCTAGCGTTGCCAGAAGACTTGGACATTCTAGCATGACAACAACTCAAAAGACATATATTCATATAATTAGGGAATTAGAAAACCAAGATGTGGATCTAGTTATGAGATTATTATCTGGATTAAGTTAG
- a CDS encoding restriction endonuclease subunit S — MEKINNVGFYIFFVEFFTYPWEQRKLGEVGYTYTGLSGKTKKDFGFGDAKYVTYLNVFNNTIAKKNQLDSITIDKSQNSIKYGDVFFTTSSETPDEVGMSSIWLYNFDNIYLNSFCFGFRPTITIDPYFLAYSLRSYYIRKQFNLLAQGISRYNISKTKAMDIFISLPEVKEQKKIGNHFKMLDNQITLHQCEPILKSNLIQIIIS; from the coding sequence TTGGAAAAGATAAATAATGTAGGATTTTATATTTTCTTTGTTGAGTTTTTTACATACCCTTGGGAACAGCGGAAGTTGGGGGAAGTAGGATACACTTATACAGGATTATCTGGAAAAACTAAAAAAGACTTTGGTTTTGGAGATGCAAAGTATGTAACATATTTAAATGTTTTTAATAATACTATTGCCAAAAAAAATCAATTGGACTCAATTACTATCGATAAATCACAAAATTCAATAAAATATGGAGATGTCTTCTTTACAACGTCGTCTGAAACTCCTGATGAGGTTGGTATGTCATCTATCTGGTTATATAATTTTGATAATATCTATCTAAATAGCTTTTGCTTTGGGTTTAGGCCTACTATTACGATTGATCCTTACTTTTTAGCTTATTCATTAAGATCCTATTATATAAGGAAACAGTTCAACTTATTAGCTCAAGGTATATCACGATATAATATCTCTAAAACGAAGGCTATGGATATATTTATTTCACTTCCAGAAGTAAAGGAGCAAAAAAAGATTGGGAACCATTTTAAAATGCTTGATAACCAAATCACCCTTCATCAGTGTGAGCCAATTTTAAAATCTAACTTAATCCAGATAATAATCTCATAA
- a CDS encoding PadR family transcriptional regulator, with the protein MIPSQMLKGVLEGAILEIIRREETYGYEISKILLEAGFGEISEGTIYPVILRLQKNRYVKGVLRESSIGPKRKYYSLTEEGEEYLREFRDNWGALADAMEELMGDKK; encoded by the coding sequence ATGATTCCTTCACAAATGCTTAAGGGAGTTTTAGAAGGGGCGATTCTTGAGATTATTCGAAGGGAAGAGACATATGGATATGAAATATCGAAGATACTTTTAGAGGCTGGATTTGGGGAGATATCGGAGGGGACTATTTATCCGGTTATTTTAAGACTTCAGAAGAATAGGTATGTCAAGGGCGTGCTTAGGGAGTCGAGTATTGGACCGAAGAGGAAATACTATAGTCTTACTGAAGAGGGTGAGGAGTATTTGAGAGAGTTTAGAGATAATTGGGGAGCTCTGGCGGATGCTATGGAAGAATTAATGGGAGATAAAAAATGA
- a CDS encoding small multi-drug export protein translates to MDIFQGLSPEIRTFIMAMMPVIELRGAIPYGVSQGLSHLSAYIISVIGSTAPVPLIILFFRPITSLLVKNKYFSKFVKFVVDKTLREQSKIKKFGLFGLFVVVAIPLPGTGAYTGSFLSSLLKFRIAYALPIIALGNAAAGLLVLALTYGIGQVF, encoded by the coding sequence TTGGATATTTTTCAAGGTTTGAGTCCTGAGATTAGGACATTTATTATGGCGATGATGCCTGTAATAGAATTAAGAGGAGCAATACCCTATGGGGTAAGCCAGGGACTGAGTCATCTGTCTGCTTATATAATAAGTGTAATTGGCAGTACAGCACCTGTACCACTTATAATTCTATTTTTTAGACCTATAACAAGTTTACTTGTTAAGAATAAGTATTTTAGTAAATTCGTTAAATTTGTAGTTGATAAAACTCTTAGAGAACAAAGTAAAATAAAGAAGTTTGGGCTTTTCGGTTTATTTGTTGTTGTGGCAATACCGCTTCCGGGGACCGGCGCTTATACGGGCAGTTTTTTAAGTTCGTTATTAAAATTTAGAATAGCTTATGCACTACCGATTATTGCGCTTGGGAATGCAGCTGCAGGACTTTTAGTCTTGGCTTTAACTTATGGAATAGGACAAGTTTTTTAA
- a CDS encoding GNAT family N-acetyltransferase, which produces MIRLANIKDLDRIIEIINDGKKTLADNNIAQWSNDYPSRDVIMKDIENSEFYVMELEQELVAVMSLIYEPDSSYDTLKGGQWQKSSYTAVHRLAVASEHMGNGYAFKMLEFVLEKTAELGFESVRIDTHEDNLAIIKIAEKLGFEYRGIISFESSGTGVAYEKIIDRRFGVYLKTFEEFSIYEVYDILKLRQDVFIVEQKSIFHDIDEQDYDCLHYSAYKKGELIGYIRILPPGMSFDEPSMGRYCVSESARGQGVGKVLFEKSISYIHEVMNEPVIRIEAQSYLAEPYKRAGFKIVGEEYDLDGVPHIEMLRNCKEF; this is translated from the coding sequence ATGATAAGATTAGCAAATATAAAAGATTTAGATAGAATAATTGAAATTATAAATGATGGCAAAAAAACTCTTGCTGACAATAATATCGCTCAATGGAGCAATGATTATCCTAGTCGTGATGTAATCATGAAGGATATAGAGAATAGTGAGTTCTATGTAATGGAGCTTGAGCAAGAGCTTGTAGCTGTTATGTCCTTGATTTATGAACCCGACAGTTCTTATGATACTCTAAAAGGCGGACAGTGGCAAAAGAGCTCCTATACTGCGGTCCATAGACTTGCAGTAGCTAGTGAGCATATGGGAAATGGTTATGCATTCAAGATGCTCGAATTTGTCTTGGAAAAAACAGCTGAACTCGGCTTTGAATCAGTTAGGATTGATACGCATGAGGACAATCTGGCGATTATTAAAATTGCAGAGAAGCTTGGTTTTGAGTATAGGGGAATTATCAGTTTTGAGAGCAGCGGAACCGGAGTTGCTTATGAAAAGATAATAGATAGAAGATTTGGCGTTTACTTAAAGACTTTTGAAGAGTTCAGCATCTATGAGGTCTATGATATTCTAAAACTTAGACAAGATGTATTTATCGTCGAGCAAAAGTCAATTTTCCACGATATAGATGAGCAGGATTATGATTGTTTGCATTATTCTGCCTATAAAAAGGGCGAGTTAATCGGATATATAAGGATACTTCCTCCCGGTATGAGTTTTGATGAGCCTTCGATGGGTAGATACTGTGTAAGTGAGTCTGCAAGAGGACAAGGGGTAGGTAAAGTACTGTTTGAGAAGTCCATTTCGTATATACATGAGGTTATGAATGAACCTGTAATAAGGATAGAAGCTCAATCTTATCTTGCTGAACCTTATAAAAGAGCCGGTTTTAAAATAGTCGGGGAAGAGTATGATTTGGACGGAGTACCCCATATTGAAATGTTAAGAAATTGTAAAGAATTTTAA
- a CDS encoding J domain-containing protein → MEYQDYYKTLGVDKKATNAEIKKAFRKLAKKYHPDMNAGDAEAEKKFKEVNEAYEVLGDEEKRKKYDMFGSSTQFTGGQNFDPNQYGFGGFSYSTGENTGDFSDFFNLIFGKNGFSGFASGAKNSARDIFGNFGRSKPSRSKYETSMTIKLEEAYKGIERVLNLEIDGQSKQLTVKVPSGILPGKKIRVKGEKIGLTNADIYVKIDVLPSAIQLDGINTKSDLSIDPWDAALGTSEIIRTLAGKVKVNVPKGIRSGKRIRIPGKGFKDLKGNVGDHYINIVINNPTNLTDEQTKLYEELKKLEEEKVTS, encoded by the coding sequence ATGGAATATCAAGATTATTATAAAACGCTTGGCGTAGACAAAAAAGCTACAAATGCCGAGATTAAAAAGGCATTTAGAAAGCTTGCAAAAAAATATCATCCGGATATGAATGCAGGTGATGCTGAAGCCGAGAAAAAATTTAAAGAGGTAAACGAAGCCTATGAGGTTCTCGGCGATGAGGAAAAGAGAAAAAAATACGATATGTTTGGTTCCAGTACTCAGTTCACCGGTGGACAAAACTTTGACCCTAATCAATACGGTTTTGGTGGTTTCTCATACTCAACCGGAGAAAATACCGGAGATTTTTCTGACTTTTTCAACCTAATTTTTGGTAAAAATGGTTTTAGTGGTTTTGCATCGGGTGCAAAGAATTCTGCAAGAGATATCTTTGGGAATTTCGGTAGATCGAAGCCATCCAGAAGCAAGTACGAAACTTCAATGACTATCAAACTTGAAGAAGCTTACAAGGGAATAGAAAGAGTTTTAAATTTAGAGATAGATGGACAGTCAAAGCAGTTAACTGTTAAAGTCCCAAGTGGAATACTCCCGGGCAAAAAGATAAGGGTTAAAGGAGAAAAGATTGGACTTACCAATGCAGACATATATGTAAAGATTGATGTCCTACCAAGTGCCATTCAGTTGGATGGGATTAATACAAAGTCAGATTTGAGCATTGATCCTTGGGATGCTGCTCTTGGAACATCTGAAATAATAAGGACGCTGGCTGGTAAGGTCAAAGTCAATGTGCCTAAGGGCATCAGAAGTGGTAAGAGAATCAGGATACCCGGTAAGGGATTTAAAGATTTAAAAGGCAATGTGGGAGATCACTATATAAATATAGTAATCAACAATCCTACAAATCTTACCGATGAACAAACTAAGTTGTATGAAGAGTTAAAGAAATTGGAAGAGGAAAAAGTAACCAGTTAA